One genomic region from Candidatus Dadabacteria bacterium encodes:
- the argC gene encoding N-acetyl-gamma-glutamyl-phosphate reductase: MKLKTAILGVTGYVGQQLLSLLARHPNIDLRVLTSEKFSGRRADEAFPHLLGYSDLILSPVSKIPDSEPLDLLFSCLPGGTSSVFVRKFLEKGVRVIDLSSDLRFSDPADYSQAHGVAPRFPELLSQAVYGLSELNRERIKNAPLIANAGCYSTCVSLAVVPFLKEYEVENDIIVDIKSSFSTSGRAPKPESHYTEVKEDVSARGAGGDDQKHEILRVLYDFCGVKKKLLFFNTRIPVKRGIMATSYLRLRSEISPDEVRELYAGFYRDDAFVRVCDEPPGMASVSGSNYISLGFCEREGHLVIVSVLDNLMKGAAGQAVQNMNIVFGFPEDTGLGQVPLFP, translated from the coding sequence ATGAAACTCAAGACGGCAATTCTGGGAGTTACGGGTTATGTCGGCCAGCAGCTTCTTTCCCTTCTGGCGCGCCACCCTAACATTGACCTGCGGGTGCTTACGTCTGAGAAGTTCTCGGGCAGGAGGGCGGATGAGGCGTTTCCGCATCTTTTGGGCTACTCGGATCTTATCCTAAGCCCCGTATCGAAAATTCCTGACTCAGAACCTCTTGATCTTCTGTTCTCCTGTCTTCCCGGGGGTACTTCTTCTGTTTTCGTGCGGAAGTTCCTTGAGAAGGGCGTAAGGGTGATTGATCTCAGCTCCGACTTAAGATTCTCTGACCCTGCCGACTACTCCCAGGCTCACGGCGTAGCGCCGCGCTTTCCCGAACTTCTCTCTCAAGCGGTCTACGGACTTAGCGAACTTAACCGCGAGAGAATAAAAAACGCCCCGTTGATTGCTAACGCGGGTTGCTACTCTACCTGCGTTTCACTCGCCGTGGTGCCTTTTCTTAAAGAGTATGAAGTGGAAAACGACATTATAGTGGACATAAAGTCTTCTTTTTCGACTTCGGGACGAGCGCCGAAACCCGAGAGTCACTACACCGAGGTAAAGGAGGACGTATCTGCTCGTGGGGCTGGAGGGGATGACCAGAAACATGAGATTCTTCGCGTGCTCTACGATTTCTGCGGCGTGAAGAAGAAACTGCTTTTCTTCAATACACGTATTCCGGTTAAAAGGGGAATAATGGCCACTTCGTATCTCAGGCTCCGCTCGGAGATCTCCCCCGATGAGGTAAGGGAACTTTACGCCGGGTTCTACAGAGATGATGCTTTCGTCCGGGTCTGCGACGAGCCGCCCGGAATGGCGTCTGTTTCCGGTTCCAACTATATCTCTTTGGGTTTCTGCGAGCGGGAAGGGCACCTTGTCATCGTCTCGGTTCTTGACAATCTCATGAAGGGAGCCGCGGGCCAGGCCGTTCAGAACATGAATATAGTCTTTGGATTTCCCGAGGACACTGGACTCGGACAAGTTCCCCTTTTCCCGTGA
- a CDS encoding AMP-binding protein, with protein sequence MRNYCEILYSNLERNSRGAAVWYQGEIYSYAQLCGFVDGFSSFLSNLGVSRGDKVCVFLPNSLSLAVSVFSIARLGAACVPIDSTSGTEEIRHCLEFSKPALIVTDESLAHTVNAVSGGITTVCVTRDNFLGEAPADPLGNRPSEESIYLFSTGSTGKPKCVARSHANMIALARNHTATINWDSGDRILFSIPISHTYGLGNFVSAVSVGACCYFLPRFTRKEVLGVLEEEQITVFPAVPFMLETLARSAGRGDYDFPRLKHVISAGAPLPEETFFSFHRAFGVYPRQLYGSSETGVMAINIAENIEEKRFSVGVPVENVVIRVVSETGGELPVGQIGEIIIRSPSMTDGYVDFPEETERVFVDGFYHTGDLGMFDDDGYLFIRGRKKLFINISGNKVDPFEVENLLMTHGVITEAAVIGTLGAGGREEVKAFIVADGLTRREVVSFCRGKISDYKIPVKMEFVDALPRSPAGKVLRGKLK encoded by the coding sequence ATGAGAAACTACTGCGAAATACTTTATTCAAACCTGGAGCGAAATTCCCGGGGAGCGGCCGTCTGGTATCAAGGAGAAATCTACAGCTACGCGCAGCTCTGCGGCTTTGTTGACGGCTTTTCCTCGTTTCTTTCCAACCTAGGGGTGTCACGGGGGGATAAGGTGTGCGTTTTTCTTCCCAATTCGCTTTCCCTTGCCGTATCTGTTTTCTCGATAGCGAGACTCGGAGCTGCCTGCGTTCCGATCGACAGCACCTCTGGAACCGAGGAGATAAGACACTGCCTTGAGTTCTCGAAGCCGGCCCTGATCGTTACGGACGAGTCTCTTGCGCATACCGTGAACGCCGTTTCCGGAGGCATAACCACCGTTTGCGTGACCCGGGACAACTTTCTGGGCGAGGCTCCCGCGGATCCGCTAGGAAACCGTCCTTCGGAGGAATCCATCTACCTTTTTTCCACTGGCTCAACCGGAAAGCCTAAGTGCGTTGCGAGAAGCCACGCCAACATGATCGCCCTTGCCCGGAATCACACGGCCACAATAAACTGGGATAGCGGGGACAGGATTCTTTTTTCGATTCCGATATCGCATACCTATGGTCTTGGGAACTTCGTAAGCGCAGTAAGCGTCGGGGCGTGCTGTTATTTCCTTCCGAGGTTTACCAGAAAAGAGGTCCTGGGCGTGCTTGAAGAAGAACAGATAACGGTCTTTCCCGCCGTCCCGTTCATGCTAGAGACCCTTGCTCGAAGCGCGGGCCGTGGGGATTATGATTTCCCGCGGCTAAAGCACGTTATTTCCGCCGGGGCTCCCCTGCCCGAGGAAACCTTTTTTTCCTTCCACCGGGCTTTCGGCGTCTATCCCCGCCAGCTCTACGGTTCCTCCGAGACCGGGGTGATGGCAATTAATATCGCGGAGAACATAGAGGAGAAGCGTTTTTCAGTCGGAGTACCGGTTGAAAACGTCGTTATAAGGGTGGTCTCGGAAACCGGGGGTGAACTTCCGGTCGGGCAGATCGGCGAGATAATAATAAGGAGCCCTTCCATGACAGACGGCTACGTTGATTTTCCGGAAGAGACCGAGAGGGTTTTTGTCGACGGTTTTTACCACACCGGGGATCTCGGAATGTTCGACGACGACGGGTATCTTTTCATTCGCGGAAGAAAGAAGCTTTTCATCAACATCTCTGGGAACAAGGTTGACCCGTTCGAGGTTGAGAACCTGCTTATGACTCACGGGGTAATAACGGAAGCTGCGGTGATAGGAACCCTTGGAGCCGGGGGCAGGGAAGAGGTAAAGGCCTTTATCGTCGCGGACGGACTCACGAGGCGGGAAGTTGTCAGTTTCTGCAGGGGAAAAATTTCCGACTACAAGATTCCCGTGAAAATGGAATTTGTAGATGCACTTCCGAGAAGCCCGGCAGGCAAAGTGCTTAGGGGGAAACTTAAGTGA
- a CDS encoding acyl carrier protein — MTERKEVLGEKIRRLVVGKFNLDISPQDISAEQSLIELGVGVDSVSTLEFIMELEEEFGVSIDESEVPPGILETVESLSEFILSLK; from the coding sequence GTGACCGAGCGAAAAGAAGTTCTTGGAGAGAAAATAAGGCGGCTTGTCGTCGGCAAGTTCAATCTTGACATCAGTCCTCAGGACATATCGGCTGAGCAGTCGCTGATCGAGCTCGGAGTTGGCGTTGATTCCGTTTCGACGCTTGAATTCATTATGGAGCTCGAAGAGGAGTTTGGGGTCTCAATTGACGAGTCCGAGGTTCCCCCCGGGATTCTTGAGACCGTTGAGAGCTTATCTGAGTTTATTCTCTCGCTTAAGTGA
- a CDS encoding NAD+ synthase: MKQLRTGLSQINPSVGDITGNTKKITKVIEAARGLDIDILCFPELSVTGYPPEDLLLKPEFIDDNIRALDEIKKHCPDNMVVIVGFVDKKDDIFNSAAVIQRGELIDVYHKLRLPNYGVFDENRYFQSERRFPVYSMGKMTFGVTICEDIWYPGEPIRSQVLLGNAQIIFNLSASPYYMGKPLARERMLATRAVDYNTIIAYCNMVGGQDELVFDGNSMFIDEKGNIVATARHFEEDLLVCDVNTERVYKSRLNTPTIRKTRYELSFEENQLETFTLKTTKTKRKVKIPGKQTDPSGDPLKCAFSALVLGTGDYIRKNGFEKVVLGLSGGIDSSLTAVIATEAVGPSKVVGVSMPSMYSSKGSVTDAKKLARNLGIELLSIPIEDVFRCYEGMFAEFFSGMESDVTEENIQARIRGNILMALSNKFGWLVLATSNKSELAVGYSTLYGDMSGGFAVIKDVPKAMVYELSHYYNRLRGKQIIPKSVIEKPPSAELRPDQKDSDSLPEYDTLDRILKAYVEDGLGVNDIVKLGEKRSVVRRIVRMVNTNEYKRRQSAPGVKITSLAFGKDRRFPITNLYKK; encoded by the coding sequence ATGAAACAGTTGCGGACCGGTCTCTCCCAGATCAATCCGAGCGTGGGGGACATAACCGGAAACACTAAGAAAATAACCAAAGTGATCGAGGCGGCGCGAGGTCTCGATATAGACATTTTGTGTTTCCCCGAGCTTTCCGTGACCGGCTATCCCCCCGAGGATCTTCTTCTTAAACCCGAGTTCATCGACGACAACATCCGGGCGCTTGACGAAATAAAGAAGCACTGTCCGGACAACATGGTCGTCATAGTGGGCTTTGTCGATAAAAAGGACGACATATTCAACTCGGCAGCCGTAATCCAGAGAGGAGAACTAATCGACGTATACCACAAACTCCGCCTTCCCAACTACGGAGTGTTCGACGAGAACCGCTATTTCCAGTCAGAAAGACGGTTTCCCGTTTACTCCATGGGAAAAATGACTTTCGGGGTTACGATCTGCGAGGACATATGGTATCCCGGAGAACCTATAAGAAGCCAAGTTCTGCTGGGAAACGCCCAGATCATATTCAACCTCTCGGCTTCACCCTACTACATGGGAAAGCCTCTGGCGAGGGAGAGGATGCTCGCCACAAGGGCGGTTGACTACAACACAATAATAGCCTACTGCAACATGGTCGGCGGGCAGGACGAGCTTGTGTTTGATGGAAACAGCATGTTCATAGATGAAAAAGGCAACATCGTCGCCACTGCGCGACATTTCGAAGAAGACCTGCTGGTCTGCGACGTTAACACCGAAAGGGTTTACAAATCAAGGCTTAACACTCCGACCATAAGAAAGACAAGATACGAGCTCTCCTTCGAGGAAAACCAGCTCGAAACATTCACGCTTAAGACTACGAAAACAAAGCGGAAAGTGAAAATCCCGGGGAAACAGACTGATCCTTCAGGAGATCCTCTAAAATGCGCCTTCTCGGCACTTGTCCTCGGCACCGGGGATTACATAAGAAAGAACGGCTTTGAAAAGGTGGTGCTTGGGTTAAGCGGCGGGATAGATTCTTCGCTTACAGCCGTCATTGCCACAGAAGCCGTCGGACCCTCAAAAGTCGTCGGAGTTTCCATGCCTTCAATGTACAGTTCCAAGGGAAGCGTCACTGATGCGAAAAAGCTCGCGCGCAATCTCGGAATCGAGCTCTTAAGCATTCCCATAGAAGACGTTTTCAGGTGCTACGAGGGAATGTTCGCCGAGTTTTTCTCCGGAATGGAATCAGACGTAACGGAAGAGAACATTCAGGCGAGGATAAGAGGAAATATCCTCATGGCGCTTTCAAACAAGTTCGGGTGGCTCGTGCTTGCCACATCAAACAAAAGTGAACTCGCGGTCGGCTATTCTACACTCTACGGGGACATGTCAGGGGGGTTCGCGGTGATAAAGGATGTGCCTAAGGCCATGGTCTACGAACTCTCTCATTACTACAACCGCCTTCGGGGAAAACAAATAATACCGAAATCTGTGATCGAAAAGCCCCCTTCAGCCGAACTTCGCCCAGACCAGAAAGACTCCGACTCGCTTCCCGAATACGATACGCTCGACAGGATACTGAAAGCCTACGTGGAAGACGGCCTCGGGGTCAACGACATAGTAAAGCTCGGGGAGAAAAGAAGCGTAGTGCGGAGAATAGTCAGAATGGTAAACACGAACGAGTACAAAAGAAGGCAGAGCGCCCCGGGGGTAAAAATAACGTCGCTTGCCTTCGGAAAGGACCGCCGCTTCCCGATAACCAACCTCTACAAGAAGTAA
- a CDS encoding nucleotidyl transferase AbiEii/AbiGii toxin family protein: MRPQSASIQSIVEKDYALGWMLAGIFNHGELTKSWIFKGGTCLKKCYFETYRFSEDLDFTLLLEDHLNEEFLRRIFGEISEWIYQQVGLEFPVNLQSFEIYKNPRGNLSCRAKLSYRGPVSPSSGGLPRIKLDLTADELLVLPPVRIPILHPYSDAPAEGIQVLAYAYEEVFAEKIRALAERTRPRDLYDVINLFRNTKSRPSASVLLHILSRKCEFKGISVPQHGDFDEHQSDLEGGWDMMLEHQLPALPPVSTFWNVLPELFAWLDGGLFPQVPLSYELERGDTIIRERTLNLPLSSNAQSYLEIIRFAASNRLCVDLGYASKTRRIEPYSLRLTKEGNFILHAWNVDSDAHRSYRIDRIEGAKITGQNFSPRYEVELIPTGPITVQETQGSTGFSIRNTVRSISRNYGPIYILECGLCGKKFRRKTSSRTLRKHKTPDGFSCSGRTGYLIDIKY, from the coding sequence TTGCGACCACAATCAGCCTCAATCCAAAGTATTGTCGAGAAAGACTATGCGCTAGGTTGGATGTTGGCAGGAATTTTTAACCATGGTGAACTGACCAAGAGTTGGATTTTCAAGGGTGGTACTTGCCTCAAGAAATGTTATTTTGAAACCTATCGTTTTTCCGAAGATCTTGACTTCACGCTCTTGTTGGAAGACCATCTCAATGAAGAGTTTCTGCGGCGTATTTTTGGAGAGATATCGGAATGGATCTACCAGCAAGTCGGTCTCGAGTTTCCTGTGAACTTGCAGTCATTTGAGATTTATAAGAATCCCCGGGGGAATCTCAGTTGTCGGGCTAAACTTAGTTATCGCGGTCCGGTTTCTCCAAGTTCTGGGGGATTGCCACGAATCAAGCTTGACCTTACCGCCGACGAACTCCTTGTTCTACCGCCTGTACGGATACCGATTTTGCATCCCTACAGCGATGCTCCAGCCGAAGGCATTCAAGTTCTAGCCTATGCATATGAAGAGGTCTTCGCCGAGAAGATCAGGGCACTTGCTGAGCGTACAAGGCCGCGTGACCTCTACGATGTTATAAACTTGTTCAGGAACACCAAATCTAGGCCTTCGGCCTCGGTGTTGCTTCATATTCTCAGTCGGAAATGCGAATTCAAAGGTATTTCAGTACCGCAACACGGGGACTTTGACGAACATCAAAGTGACCTTGAAGGCGGATGGGATATGATGCTGGAGCATCAACTTCCAGCATTACCGCCAGTGTCTACATTTTGGAACGTTTTGCCGGAGCTTTTTGCCTGGCTTGACGGAGGTTTATTTCCCCAAGTGCCTCTTTCCTATGAGCTTGAGCGTGGCGATACTATTATTCGTGAACGCACGTTAAATTTGCCGCTATCTAGCAATGCGCAATCCTACCTTGAGATCATTCGATTTGCAGCCTCTAACAGACTTTGTGTCGATCTTGGCTACGCCAGCAAGACTCGACGGATCGAACCATACTCTTTGCGGCTTACAAAAGAAGGCAACTTCATCCTGCACGCATGGAATGTTGATAGTGATGCACACCGCAGTTACCGCATCGACCGGATTGAAGGTGCCAAAATTACTGGACAGAATTTTTCACCGAGATACGAGGTTGAACTTATTCCGACAGGCCCAATTACTGTGCAGGAGACACAAGGGTCTACAGGATTCTCCATACGTAATACGGTAAGATCTATATCGCGAAACTATGGACCGATTTACATTCTCGAGTGTGGCCTGTGCGGCAAAAAATTCCGCAGAAAAACTTCTTCCAGAACTCTTAGAAAACACAAAACTCCAGACGGATTTTCATGCTCCGGTCGCACAGGGTATTTAATCGACATCAAGTATTGA
- a CDS encoding CPBP family intramembrane metalloprotease, whose amino-acid sequence MQIKHPFCAIFKYYSRNFCSRKKLGSVKRLLSKNLAIPFAAYGVVIAAIIISRAAIGREYALLLSAGFMLWVPFLLDRGAVGVLRFDLRGLVRGAVISIAVLFSYLVCLYLFSAYLGKTVKFVEPTALFVLTHLVVIAFPEEFFFRGYLQRTLGGGWGAIIAASVLFALAHILVICVFSGGSYCAQNVLTFFPSLVMGYLYMRTGNIWSSVFFHFAANIVYLSFRLV is encoded by the coding sequence ATGCAGATAAAGCACCCCTTTTGCGCGATATTCAAGTATTATAGTCGGAACTTCTGCTCAAGAAAAAAACTCGGTTCCGTGAAACGACTTCTTTCGAAAAACCTTGCGATACCGTTTGCCGCCTACGGGGTGGTGATAGCGGCGATCATAATCTCAAGAGCCGCGATTGGCCGCGAGTACGCCCTTTTGCTCTCGGCGGGGTTCATGCTCTGGGTTCCGTTTCTGCTTGACCGCGGCGCGGTGGGTGTTTTGAGGTTCGATCTGCGGGGACTGGTTCGGGGAGCGGTAATTTCTATTGCAGTGCTTTTCTCCTACTTGGTCTGCCTATATCTTTTTTCAGCCTACTTGGGAAAAACGGTCAAGTTCGTTGAACCGACGGCGCTTTTCGTGCTCACACACCTTGTAGTTATCGCGTTTCCCGAGGAGTTCTTTTTCAGGGGATACCTTCAGAGAACTCTCGGCGGCGGATGGGGCGCGATTATTGCGGCAAGCGTGCTTTTTGCCTTGGCACATATTCTCGTGATCTGCGTATTCTCCGGTGGGAGCTACTGCGCGCAGAACGTCCTCACCTTTTTCCCTTCGCTTGTCATGGGGTATCTATACATGAGAACCGGAAACATCTGGTCAAGCGTCTTCTTTCACTTCGCTGCGAATATCGTCTACCTGTCTTTCAGATTGGTCTAA
- a CDS encoding biotin--[acetyl-CoA-carboxylase] ligase, whose product MEISRIRNHLQAEKVGEQLFVFNELGSTNDVLRELVAEGSDADGTVVVSDSQTGGRGRLGRKWLSPGGMNLYLSALFRPEVSPQRSSVFTFLASCALVEVFSTYGVDAEIKWPNDILVGGKKISGVLTELGTSGGAIDYLVIGIGVNLNLPEEFIRREMEDISEKTTSLSILLGEEVNREKFCAELINALDRFYGEFRRRGTGAIVDTWIEMWGFLGKEISVDVSGEVVSGVVERVDANGFLYLRTDEGDLRKVITGDTVF is encoded by the coding sequence ATGGAAATTTCGAGAATAAGAAACCATCTTCAGGCGGAAAAAGTTGGCGAGCAGCTTTTTGTTTTCAATGAGTTAGGTTCCACAAATGACGTTCTGCGTGAACTCGTAGCGGAAGGCTCAGACGCGGACGGAACGGTAGTGGTCTCCGATTCGCAGACCGGGGGTAGGGGACGGCTTGGGCGAAAGTGGTTATCTCCCGGGGGCATGAATCTTTATCTCTCCGCCTTGTTTCGCCCGGAGGTATCCCCGCAGAGATCCTCCGTCTTTACCTTCCTTGCGTCCTGCGCCCTTGTCGAGGTTTTCTCAACTTACGGAGTAGACGCCGAGATAAAGTGGCCGAACGATATTCTTGTCGGCGGAAAGAAGATTTCGGGGGTGCTCACGGAACTTGGAACCTCCGGCGGCGCTATCGACTATCTTGTGATCGGCATCGGGGTTAATCTCAATTTGCCCGAGGAATTCATCCGCCGCGAAATGGAGGATATTTCAGAGAAAACCACCTCTCTTTCTATACTCCTCGGAGAGGAAGTTAACAGGGAGAAGTTCTGCGCGGAGCTTATTAACGCCCTTGATCGGTTCTACGGGGAGTTTCGTCGCCGCGGGACAGGGGCGATTGTGGATACGTGGATCGAGATGTGGGGATTTCTGGGAAAGGAGATATCCGTAGACGTCTCGGGAGAGGTTGTAAGCGGAGTCGTGGAACGCGTCGATGCAAATGGGTTTCTTTATCTGAGAACGGATGAAGGCGACCTTCGCAAGGTGATTACGGGAGATACTGTTTTCTAG